A genomic stretch from Vicia villosa cultivar HV-30 ecotype Madison, WI unplaced genomic scaffold, Vvil1.0 ctg.001067F_1_1, whole genome shotgun sequence includes:
- the LOC131633070 gene encoding B3 domain-containing protein REM23-like isoform X1 translates to MISQYRPDFRVIMMESKLLRLPKIYVKKYWKGTSNPIFFRLPNGVQHKIFWEERDGDVWFQKNWKDFAKCLKYGDILTFKHTGGAYFKVKIFGRNSLEINYSNIKCLDEVVDLSDDESEERTQTQKRKNGKRKVADLNPSRNKGVIKKAKKCSNIGNIDDGRVNKEIPYFEVTLTPTYVNYYSMRIPNVFSRKYLKETEEIAILKVGEDMTMEVGFRFDANAKGMVFQNGWKNFSQKYNLQIGDICKFVMTQSKPLLFSIAITRAKMESKPKKFQGVSSGDDTIPKRKSIGESSRGRGRPKKHVSKDMV, encoded by the exons ATGATATCTCAATATCGTCCAGATTTTCGTGTAATAATGATGGAGAGTAAACTTCTT AGACTTCCAAAGATATATGTGAAAAAATATTGGAAAGGAACCTCAAATCCCATATTTTTTAGGCTTCCAAATGGTGTTCAACACAAAATATTCTGGGAAGAACGTGATGGTGATGTTTGGTTTCAAAAAAATTGGAAAGATTTTGCAAAGTGTTTAAAATATGGAGATATCTTAACTTTTAAACATACTGGTGGAGCATATTTCAAAGTAAAGATATTTGGTAGAAATTCtttagaaataaattattcaaatatcaAATGTTTAGATGAAGTTGTTGATTTAAGTGATGATGAGAGTGAAGAACGCACACAAACTCAAAAGagaaaaaatggcaaaagaaaagtTGCAGATTTGAATCCAA gtaGAAACAAAGGTGTGATTAAGAAGGCCAAGAAATGTTCAAACATAGGAAATATTGATGATGGGAGAGTTAATAAGGAGATTccatattttgaagtcacattgaCACCAACTTATGTCAATTATTATAGTATG AGGATACCAAATGTGTtttcaagaaaatatttgaaagaGACGGAAGAAATTGCAATCTTGAAAGTTGGGGAGGACATGACTATGGAAGTGGGGTTCAGGTTTGATGCTAATGCCAAAGGAATGGTTTTTCAAAATGGTTGGAAGAATTTTTCACAAAAATATAATTTACAAATTGGTGATATTTGTAAATTTGTGATGACACAATCCAAACCACTTTTATTTTCCATTGCTATTACTCGAGCCAAAATGGAATCAAAACCTAAGAAGTTCCAAG gTGTCTCTTCGGGTGATGATACAATTCCAAAAAGAAAAAGCATTGGAGAAAGTTCTAGAGGTAGAGGTCGCCCAAAAAAACATGTTTCCAAAG ATATGGTGTGA
- the LOC131633071 gene encoding uncharacterized protein LOC131633071, with protein sequence MDKTWMRSNRLSKEYEKGVWEFVEFAVKHSEDPLRMPCPCLGCCYGDKVDGKQLGSHLLRFGIDRSYTCWTMHGEKSNGNAGSSCNRKYASNDDCTDTYDCDRVEEIAEALEEDLADCPKMFERLVSDAEKPLYDGCSKFTRLSAAYNTRPVGAHWLLLAINPIREVVYYLNSVNGEWTNYQAMKDIVDLSIQVFRSQRDAQVSRTKSNNITWIQVQCQQ encoded by the exons atggataagacatggatgagatcaaaccgattgtcgaaagagtacgagaaaggggtatgggaattcgttgagtttgcggttaagcactccgaagacccgcttcgaatgccgtgtccttgcttgggttgctgttatggggataaggttgacgggaagcagttgggatcccatttactacggtttggaattgatagaagttatacatgttggacaatgcatggtgagaaaagtaacgggaatgctgggtcgagttgtaataggaagtatgcttcaaacgacgattgcacagacacatacgattgcgatcgagtcgaagagattgcagaagcgcttgaagaagatcttgcggattgtcccaaaatgtttgagaggttggtaagcgatgcagagaaaccgttgtatgatggttgttcaaaattcacaagattgtctgcggcgtataatacccgaccagtagg agcacactggttgctgcttgctatcaaccctataagggaagtcgtgtattatctgaattcggtaaatggtgaatggaccaattatcaggccatgaaggacatcgttgattt atcaatacaagtgttccgaagtcaacgggacgcacaggtatcccgaactaaatctaacaacattacttggatccaagtgcag tgtcagcaatag
- the LOC131633070 gene encoding B3 domain-containing protein REM23-like isoform X2, with protein sequence MVGTTISYAKAKKGCLTQRLPKIYVKKYWKGTSNPIFFRLPNGVQHKIFWEERDGDVWFQKNWKDFAKCLKYGDILTFKHTGGAYFKVKIFGRNSLEINYSNIKCLDEVVDLSDDESEERTQTQKRKNGKRKVADLNPSRNKGVIKKAKKCSNIGNIDDGRVNKEIPYFEVTLTPTYVNYYSMRIPNVFSRKYLKETEEIAILKVGEDMTMEVGFRFDANAKGMVFQNGWKNFSQKYNLQIGDICKFVMTQSKPLLFSIAITRAKMESKPKKFQGVSSGDDTIPKRKSIGESSRGRGRPKKHVSKDMV encoded by the exons ATGGTTGGAACTACAATTAGCTATGCAAAAGCAAAGAAAGGGTGTCTCACTCAA AGACTTCCAAAGATATATGTGAAAAAATATTGGAAAGGAACCTCAAATCCCATATTTTTTAGGCTTCCAAATGGTGTTCAACACAAAATATTCTGGGAAGAACGTGATGGTGATGTTTGGTTTCAAAAAAATTGGAAAGATTTTGCAAAGTGTTTAAAATATGGAGATATCTTAACTTTTAAACATACTGGTGGAGCATATTTCAAAGTAAAGATATTTGGTAGAAATTCtttagaaataaattattcaaatatcaAATGTTTAGATGAAGTTGTTGATTTAAGTGATGATGAGAGTGAAGAACGCACACAAACTCAAAAGagaaaaaatggcaaaagaaaagtTGCAGATTTGAATCCAA gtaGAAACAAAGGTGTGATTAAGAAGGCCAAGAAATGTTCAAACATAGGAAATATTGATGATGGGAGAGTTAATAAGGAGATTccatattttgaagtcacattgaCACCAACTTATGTCAATTATTATAGTATG AGGATACCAAATGTGTtttcaagaaaatatttgaaagaGACGGAAGAAATTGCAATCTTGAAAGTTGGGGAGGACATGACTATGGAAGTGGGGTTCAGGTTTGATGCTAATGCCAAAGGAATGGTTTTTCAAAATGGTTGGAAGAATTTTTCACAAAAATATAATTTACAAATTGGTGATATTTGTAAATTTGTGATGACACAATCCAAACCACTTTTATTTTCCATTGCTATTACTCGAGCCAAAATGGAATCAAAACCTAAGAAGTTCCAAG gTGTCTCTTCGGGTGATGATACAATTCCAAAAAGAAAAAGCATTGGAGAAAGTTCTAGAGGTAGAGGTCGCCCAAAAAAACATGTTTCCAAAG ATATGGTGTGA